A genome region from Chryseobacterium sp. G0186 includes the following:
- a CDS encoding efflux RND transporter permease subunit, which yields MNLIKFALRRPISVMVLVLGLLFFGIKAAKEVKVDILPEMNLPVVYVAHSFNGYTPQQMEGYFTKMYVNMLLFTNGIKSIESKNTQGLTLMKVNFYEGTNMGEAIAQINALSTRSQVFLPPGAPPPFIIRFDSSSQPVGQLVFRSNTKTNNELQDIANFNARPFLIAIPGLTTAPPFGGSPRTIEVNVDPLKLRAHNLSPEQIVEAISRNNITSPSGNVYIGETNYLTPTNNTVKKVEELGDIPLFKGTADNVYVRDVATVKDGADVATGYALIDGKRSVYINIAKASNASTLEVVNKLKESLPKIQRNMPDDVQISYEFDQSVYISSALKSLAVEGILGALLTGLMVMLFLNDRRAALIVIMTIPISIISGVLFLKLFGQSINIMSLSGLALAIGILVDESTVTIENIHQHFAMGKTRAQAIWDACKEIAFPKLLIMLCILAVFAPAFMMSGIPGSLIMPLAMAIGFSMIVSFILSQTFVPVMANWMMKHDPKTCENHKPNWFTRFRDRFAQFLSSLMERRKIIVSLSLVTILGIGIGLYQITGKDVLPTVNSRQFQVRIKAAEGTRIEVTEIKVKKFLEHLKDKVGKDNIAISSVFIGQHPSTFAVSPIYLYNAGPHEALMQVALKEFNGNSDELKDELRKYYKEKMPDLQISFEPIELTEKILSQGTNNPVEIRISGMMKKMNRMYAEKLLTKIKEIEYMRDQQIPQSMSYPALQINIDRVKAAQLGLDAQDIAKSLVTATASTRYTNKNFWVGGMMGIAYDVQVQTPQNILNSKDELANIPLSKNSDRPVLGDVATITSSKELGESYNLGTMGYTTVTANIHKTDLEQASKDVKKAIESLGELPKGINIEVAGMSPVLDETMSSLSSGLLIAAAVIFLMLAATFQSFRVSLVILTTVPFVIVGSLTLLKLTGSTLNLQSYMGLIMSVGVSIANAVLLISNAETIRKSTGNAIEAGIEAARLRIRPIIMTTLAMAAGMLPMAIGLGEGGDQVSPLGRAVIGGLIFSTFSVLVILPLVFGWMQNNASIISPSLDPEDEESIHYSNSNP from the coding sequence ATGAATCTTATAAAGTTTGCATTACGCAGACCAATATCTGTTATGGTATTGGTATTGGGGCTGTTGTTTTTCGGAATCAAGGCCGCCAAAGAGGTTAAGGTAGATATTCTCCCGGAGATGAATCTTCCTGTAGTGTATGTTGCCCATTCCTTTAATGGGTATACGCCCCAGCAGATGGAGGGATATTTCACCAAAATGTATGTGAATATGCTTCTGTTTACCAACGGAATTAAAAGCATTGAATCTAAAAATACTCAAGGACTTACCCTAATGAAAGTTAACTTTTATGAGGGAACCAATATGGGAGAAGCCATTGCTCAGATCAATGCTCTTTCTACGCGCTCACAGGTATTTTTACCTCCGGGAGCACCACCACCGTTTATTATCCGTTTTGACTCTTCTTCACAACCGGTGGGGCAGCTCGTTTTCCGAAGTAATACAAAAACCAATAACGAACTGCAGGATATTGCCAATTTCAATGCCCGTCCTTTCCTTATTGCCATTCCGGGGCTGACAACCGCTCCGCCATTTGGAGGAAGCCCACGAACGATAGAGGTGAATGTAGATCCCCTGAAATTGAGGGCTCACAATCTATCTCCTGAGCAAATCGTAGAGGCTATAAGCCGAAATAACATTACTTCACCATCAGGAAATGTGTACATTGGGGAAACCAATTATCTTACGCCTACCAATAATACGGTAAAAAAGGTGGAAGAGCTTGGTGATATCCCTCTTTTCAAAGGAACAGCAGATAACGTCTATGTCCGGGATGTAGCCACCGTAAAGGATGGAGCTGATGTAGCTACCGGATATGCACTGATAGATGGAAAACGTTCTGTTTACATCAATATTGCCAAGGCCAGCAACGCCTCTACGCTTGAAGTAGTCAATAAATTAAAAGAATCATTACCGAAGATTCAGCGGAATATGCCTGATGATGTGCAAATTTCCTATGAATTTGACCAGTCTGTCTATATTTCAAGTGCTTTGAAAAGTTTAGCAGTGGAAGGGATTTTGGGAGCTTTACTGACCGGACTTATGGTGATGCTTTTCTTAAATGACCGCAGGGCTGCCCTGATTGTCATTATGACGATTCCGATCTCTATTATTTCAGGGGTATTATTTCTGAAATTATTCGGGCAATCCATTAATATTATGTCTTTATCCGGGCTTGCTCTTGCCATCGGAATATTGGTGGATGAAAGTACGGTTACCATTGAAAACATCCATCAGCATTTTGCTATGGGAAAAACGCGTGCACAAGCTATTTGGGATGCCTGTAAGGAAATTGCATTTCCAAAATTGCTGATTATGCTTTGTATCCTGGCCGTATTTGCTCCTGCGTTTATGATGAGCGGTATTCCCGGATCATTAATTATGCCCTTGGCTATGGCAATAGGTTTTTCAATGATTGTATCCTTTATCTTATCACAGACTTTTGTTCCTGTTATGGCGAATTGGATGATGAAGCATGATCCTAAGACCTGCGAAAATCATAAACCGAATTGGTTTACCCGCTTCCGTGACCGTTTTGCACAATTTTTATCTTCTCTGATGGAGCGCAGAAAGATTATTGTAAGCCTGAGTCTTGTAACAATTTTAGGCATTGGAATCGGGCTTTATCAGATCACGGGAAAGGATGTATTACCTACTGTAAACTCACGTCAGTTCCAGGTTCGTATCAAAGCTGCAGAAGGAACCCGTATTGAAGTCACAGAAATAAAGGTTAAAAAATTTCTTGAGCACCTGAAAGATAAGGTTGGAAAGGATAATATCGCCATTTCTTCCGTATTTATAGGACAGCACCCTTCTACGTTTGCGGTAAGCCCTATTTATCTTTATAATGCAGGTCCGCATGAAGCCTTAATGCAGGTTGCTTTAAAAGAATTTAATGGTAATTCTGATGAATTGAAAGATGAACTGCGAAAGTATTATAAGGAAAAAATGCCTGATCTTCAGATTTCTTTTGAACCTATTGAACTCACTGAAAAAATTCTGAGCCAGGGTACCAATAATCCTGTCGAAATAAGAATTTCCGGGATGATGAAAAAAATGAACCGAATGTATGCCGAAAAGCTTTTAACCAAAATAAAGGAAATTGAGTACATGCGTGATCAGCAAATTCCACAATCTATGAGCTACCCGGCTTTACAGATCAATATCGACAGGGTAAAAGCAGCGCAATTGGGATTGGATGCACAGGATATTGCCAAGTCATTGGTGACGGCTACGGCTTCTACACGGTATACCAATAAAAACTTCTGGGTAGGAGGAATGATGGGTATTGCCTATGATGTACAAGTACAGACCCCACAGAATATTCTTAATAGTAAAGACGAATTGGCCAATATTCCGTTAAGTAAAAACTCAGACAGACCTGTTTTGGGCGATGTAGCCACCATTACCTCTTCAAAGGAATTGGGGGAAAGCTATAATTTGGGAACGATGGGTTATACTACTGTTACGGCCAATATTCATAAAACGGATCTGGAACAGGCTTCCAAGGATGTAAAAAAAGCCATTGAATCTCTGGGTGAACTTCCGAAGGGAATCAACATTGAAGTTGCCGGAATGTCTCCTGTATTGGATGAAACAATGAGCAGTCTTTCTTCCGGACTTCTTATTGCAGCAGCCGTAATTTTTCTGATGCTTGCTGCCACATTCCAGTCTTTCCGGGTTTCCCTGGTTATTTTGACCACCGTTCCGTTTGTTATTGTAGGATCTTTAACATTGCTAAAGCTTACGGGTTCTACCCTGAATCTTCAGTCTTATATGGGATTGATCATGTCTGTTGGAGTTTCCATTGCCAATGCTGTTTTATTGATCAGCAATGCTGAAACCATCCGAAAATCAACAGGAAATGCCATAGAGGCAGGTATTGAAGCTGCCAGACTCCGCATCCGGCCGATCATTATGACCACCTTGGCTATGGCTGCGGGAATGCTTCCTATGGCTATCGGTCTTGGGGAAGGTGGAGATCAGGTATCACCACTAGGCCGTGCCGTAATCGGAGGACTTATTTTCTCAACATTCTCTGTACTGGTTATTCTTCCTCTTGTCTTCGGATGGATGCAAAACAATGCCAGCATTATTTCTCCTTCTTTAGATCCTGAAGATGAAGAAAGCATCCATTATTCTAATTCCAACCCATAA
- a CDS encoding efflux RND transporter periplasmic adaptor subunit — translation MKNILYTAAILGLMMIPASCSKEKTAPQPETKPMMMMGSMETVSIKKSNPKVDLKLPGELIPDQETALFAKVQSYVKKINVDIGSSVQAGQVLMVLEAPEIQSQAANAKAKWQAQEAIYASTRASYDRMYRANETKGAIAKDALDQITARKLSDEAQVNAARSAYREVQDINRYLVIRAPFSGVITERNVDLGAYVGPMGGTPLMVIQNTSKLRLSLSVSEASVPYLNVGDTISFKVNALPEKRFKARISRKSGTLDLKLRSEKIEADFVNNSKELKPFMIAESMIPLQNNEATFFIPRSAVVESNMGIYIIKKENGKAKFIPVKKGRILNDTIEVFGELSEGDQIIKKGNEEIVEGSLIK, via the coding sequence ATGAAAAACATATTATATACAGCTGCTATTCTAGGTCTTATGATGATTCCGGCTTCCTGCAGCAAAGAAAAAACAGCTCCTCAGCCAGAAACGAAACCTATGATGATGATGGGCAGCATGGAAACGGTGAGCATTAAAAAAAGTAATCCAAAAGTAGATCTTAAACTTCCCGGAGAATTGATTCCGGATCAGGAAACGGCTTTATTTGCCAAGGTACAGAGCTATGTAAAGAAGATTAATGTAGATATTGGCTCCTCTGTACAGGCGGGGCAGGTTCTTATGGTGCTGGAAGCCCCTGAAATACAATCCCAGGCCGCAAATGCCAAAGCTAAATGGCAGGCTCAGGAAGCAATATATGCCTCTACAAGAGCAAGCTACGACAGAATGTACAGGGCTAATGAAACCAAGGGTGCCATTGCTAAGGATGCCCTGGATCAGATTACTGCCCGAAAACTTTCTGATGAGGCACAGGTAAACGCAGCAAGATCAGCGTATCGGGAAGTTCAGGATATCAATCGTTATCTGGTTATCCGTGCTCCTTTTAGTGGAGTGATTACGGAAAGAAATGTAGATCTGGGCGCTTACGTGGGACCTATGGGTGGAACTCCGCTTATGGTTATTCAAAATACGTCAAAGCTCCGGCTTAGTTTATCTGTTTCTGAGGCCAGTGTCCCTTACCTCAACGTGGGAGATACTATTTCATTCAAGGTGAATGCCCTTCCTGAAAAAAGATTTAAGGCAAGAATATCCAGAAAATCGGGAACGTTGGATTTGAAACTGCGCTCGGAGAAGATAGAAGCCGATTTTGTGAACAATTCCAAGGAGTTGAAGCCTTTCATGATTGCAGAATCCATGATTCCTTTACAGAACAATGAAGCTACGTTCTTTATTCCAAGATCTGCTGTGGTGGAAAGCAATATGGGAATTTATATCATCAAAAAAGAAAATGGAAAGGCAAAATTCATTCCTGTAAAAAAAGGAAGAATTCTGAATGACACCATTGAAGTTTTTGGAGAGCTATCAGAGGGTGACCAGATCATTAAAAAAGGAAATGAAGAAATTGTAGAGGGCAGTTTAATTAAATAA
- a CDS encoding NifU family protein, with translation METNITHEDIVTRVMEALESIRPFLNKDGGDIELIDVKDNQVFVKLLGNCSGCSLNFSTLKLGVENTIKQHAPEIERVVNVE, from the coding sequence ATGGAAACAAACATAACGCACGAAGATATAGTAACAAGAGTAATGGAAGCTCTGGAAAGCATCAGACCGTTTTTGAATAAAGACGGAGGTGATATTGAGCTTATTGACGTGAAAGATAATCAGGTTTTTGTAAAACTTCTGGGTAACTGTTCAGGATGCTCATTAAATTTTTCAACCTTAAAATTGGGAGTGGAAAATACCATCAAGCAACACGCTCCTGAGATTGAAAGGGTAGTAAACGTAGAATAA
- a CDS encoding Mrp/NBP35 family ATP-binding protein has translation MLTKEKVQDFLKEIEVDDLVNNLQIMGNDVYIDMTAHSPAMHEKKKLEAAMKQAFASEFGEDIHLKLKIASPEPSEIQQSQIKGKQIPGIQNIIAIASGKGGVGKSTVSANMAVTLAKMGFKVGLLDADIYGPSVPTMFDTEGQKPISVEVDGKNLMKPIENYGVKMLSIGYFSGANQAVVWRGPMASKALNQMIRDAAWGELDFLLIDLPPGTGDIHLSIIQEVPVTGAVIVSTPQHVALADVRKGIAMFQMESINIPVLGLIENMAYFTPEELPDNKYYIFGNQGAQYLAEDLGIPVLGEIPLIQSIREAGDVGRPAALQDGSKIAEIYTETARKMVESLVERNKNLPPTEAVKISTMAGCSPKAK, from the coding sequence ATGTTGACGAAAGAAAAGGTTCAAGATTTCCTTAAAGAAATAGAAGTAGACGATTTAGTGAATAATCTTCAGATAATGGGTAATGATGTTTATATTGACATGACTGCTCATTCACCGGCAATGCACGAAAAGAAAAAACTGGAAGCAGCAATGAAACAGGCTTTTGCCAGTGAGTTTGGAGAAGACATTCATTTAAAACTTAAAATAGCCTCTCCGGAACCTAGCGAAATTCAGCAAAGTCAGATCAAGGGAAAACAAATTCCCGGAATTCAAAATATTATCGCTATTGCTTCAGGTAAAGGAGGAGTAGGGAAGTCTACCGTTTCTGCAAATATGGCAGTTACGTTAGCTAAAATGGGCTTTAAAGTAGGATTATTGGATGCCGATATCTATGGTCCTTCAGTGCCTACCATGTTTGATACAGAAGGTCAAAAACCAATTTCTGTAGAAGTGGATGGCAAGAACCTGATGAAGCCGATTGAGAATTATGGTGTGAAAATGCTTTCAATAGGATACTTTTCAGGAGCAAACCAGGCTGTAGTATGGAGAGGTCCAATGGCTTCAAAAGCATTAAATCAAATGATCAGAGATGCGGCGTGGGGCGAATTGGATTTCCTTTTGATAGACCTTCCTCCGGGAACAGGTGATATTCACTTGTCTATTATTCAGGAGGTACCGGTAACAGGTGCGGTGATTGTAAGTACACCTCAGCATGTGGCCTTGGCAGATGTAAGAAAAGGGATTGCAATGTTCCAGATGGAAAGCATCAATATTCCGGTTCTTGGATTAATCGAAAATATGGCGTATTTTACACCGGAAGAACTTCCTGACAATAAATATTATATCTTTGGAAACCAGGGAGCACAATATTTGGCAGAAGATCTTGGAATTCCTGTATTAGGAGAGATTCCTTTGATCCAAAGCATCAGAGAAGCAGGAGATGTAGGAAGACCGGCAGCCCTTCAGGATGGTTCCAAAATTGCAGAGATCTATACTGAAACGGCAAGAAAGATGGTAGAAAGCCTTGTAGAAAGAAATAAAAACCTTCCTCCAACGGAAGCGGTAAAAATCTCTACGATGGCAGGATGCTCGCCAAAAGCAAAATAA
- a CDS encoding TonB-dependent receptor family protein codes for MKRTLVSAMILLPMAVFSQTVTGKITQAGSTVSYVEIIAVKNQKKQTAISDEKGNYSLKLVENGNYHIKLIQDGTEVFNRDIAVSGDLKQDFFIEKKQEKQIEGVTLTVRKKLIERKADRLVFNVGNSVASQGMDGADALATTPLIKVDDNSGISIAGKSGVAVMINERILNLSASELVTYLKSLRSENIEKIEVITTPPAKYEAQGNSGLINIVLKKNQNLGWNGSFTTSLQQQTYTAFSNSATLNYQNEKLRSSLKLRQNKYEKYSFENYWINGVEGLKSHDDRRDFGDGLGANLSIDYQLGKKSNMGLIYDYGFGHSNMDIENTSDYFQNEIYTNTLSTVAAHRGKSTQQTVSAYYDVKFGKQDNKLNITGNYFSNTPKNVIDFTTTDNSGNSSVVKSPSMVDYKIYSGQADLTLPYQFAKMETGVKFTNFDNNSSIFYQNLEKGSYNTDPLKSNEFEYNEKNYAAYVSLEKSFNEKWSAKAGLRYEYSTVNGNSLTSGQQTENGYGKFFPTAYVAYKSDENNTFNLNYSKRINRPGFRAINPYRWYININSYFTGNPLLKPSINHNFEFSHVYKGKLSTSIYFQRTVDAFGQLASLSGESRTSTFFNFYNQNTMGATLNYSDTFLKFWEANYSADLSYMSTEVFATDALSKKGYSYDFNFQNNLSLNKNKTIQLIFNYWFRLPSNSGNVSMDFAGNFTSGIKLSLMEKSLQINAMVSDIFKQSRSIGEIYYSTGTHSYNNYYDARRLTLSATYTFGNKKVKGAGRNVNFDEKYRAN; via the coding sequence ATGAAGCGAACATTAGTTTCAGCGATGATACTGTTGCCCATGGCGGTATTTTCTCAGACTGTTACAGGAAAAATTACCCAGGCGGGAAGTACGGTTTCCTATGTAGAGATTATAGCGGTTAAGAATCAGAAAAAGCAGACTGCCATTTCGGATGAAAAGGGAAACTATTCGTTGAAACTTGTTGAGAATGGGAATTATCATATTAAATTAATACAGGATGGAACTGAAGTTTTCAATAGGGATATTGCAGTAAGTGGGGATTTGAAACAGGACTTTTTTATCGAGAAGAAACAAGAAAAACAGATTGAGGGAGTTACCCTGACAGTCAGAAAAAAACTGATTGAAAGAAAGGCCGACAGACTGGTTTTCAATGTGGGGAACTCTGTGGCATCACAGGGTATGGATGGTGCAGATGCGCTTGCCACAACGCCATTAATAAAGGTGGATGATAATTCAGGGATTTCAATTGCAGGGAAAAGTGGAGTGGCAGTGATGATCAACGAAAGAATTCTGAATCTGTCAGCCAGCGAACTTGTTACCTACCTTAAAAGCCTCAGATCAGAAAATATAGAAAAAATTGAAGTCATTACAACGCCTCCGGCAAAGTATGAAGCCCAGGGAAACAGCGGACTGATCAATATTGTTCTCAAAAAAAATCAGAATCTTGGATGGAACGGAAGCTTCACCACAAGTCTTCAACAGCAAACCTATACGGCGTTTTCAAACAGTGCCACTCTCAATTATCAGAATGAAAAACTACGTTCATCATTAAAATTACGGCAGAATAAGTACGAAAAATATTCCTTTGAAAATTACTGGATCAATGGAGTAGAGGGACTTAAAAGCCATGATGACAGACGGGATTTTGGAGATGGGCTTGGTGCCAATCTAAGTATTGATTATCAACTGGGAAAAAAATCCAATATGGGGTTGATCTATGATTATGGATTTGGACATTCCAATATGGATATAGAAAATACCTCGGATTATTTTCAGAATGAAATATATACCAATACATTATCTACCGTTGCGGCACATCGGGGGAAATCTACACAGCAGACGGTAAGTGCATATTACGATGTTAAATTCGGAAAACAGGACAATAAACTAAACATTACAGGAAATTATTTTTCCAATACTCCGAAGAATGTTATTGATTTTACAACAACCGACAATTCAGGAAACAGCTCTGTGGTAAAGTCTCCCTCGATGGTGGATTATAAAATTTATTCCGGTCAGGCAGATCTTACCCTGCCATATCAGTTTGCAAAGATGGAAACCGGAGTGAAGTTCACTAATTTCGATAATAATTCAAGTATTTTTTATCAAAACCTGGAGAAAGGAAGTTATAATACAGATCCTTTGAAAAGCAATGAGTTTGAATATAACGAGAAAAACTATGCGGCCTATGTCAGCCTTGAAAAATCATTCAATGAAAAATGGTCAGCAAAAGCAGGACTTCGCTATGAATATTCTACAGTCAATGGAAACTCTCTAACCTCAGGACAGCAGACAGAAAATGGCTATGGGAAATTCTTTCCTACAGCGTATGTGGCTTATAAAAGTGATGAAAATAATACATTTAACCTGAACTATTCCAAAAGAATCAACAGACCTGGATTCCGAGCGATCAATCCGTATCGTTGGTATATCAATATTAACTCTTATTTTACGGGAAATCCACTTTTAAAGCCGTCTATCAATCATAATTTTGAGTTTTCCCATGTTTACAAAGGAAAATTGTCTACATCAATCTATTTCCAGAGAACGGTAGACGCATTTGGTCAGCTGGCGAGCCTTTCGGGGGAGAGCAGAACCAGTACTTTTTTCAATTTTTATAATCAGAACACGATGGGGGCAACACTGAATTATTCTGATACATTTCTTAAATTTTGGGAAGCCAACTATTCCGCAGATCTATCCTATATGAGTACAGAGGTTTTCGCTACAGATGCCTTGTCTAAAAAAGGCTATAGCTATGATTTCAATTTTCAGAATAACCTGTCACTGAATAAAAATAAAACCATTCAGTTGATTTTTAACTATTGGTTTCGTCTGCCATCTAATTCCGGAAATGTCTCTATGGACTTTGCAGGTAACTTCACTTCCGGTATTAAGCTAAGCCTTATGGAAAAAAGTCTTCAGATCAATGCAATGGTTTCCGATATTTTCAAGCAATCCAGAAGTATTGGAGAAATCTATTATAGCACAGGCACTCATTCTTACAACAATTACTATGATGCGAGAAGACTTACCCTGTCTGCAACCTATACTTTTGGAAACAAAAAAGTGAAAGGAGCCGGCAGAAACGTCAATTTTGATGAAAAATACAGGGCAAATTAA
- a CDS encoding IS3 family transposase (programmed frameshift) → MKKSKYSELQVFGILKEQEQGKSVIEICRNHGITQGTFYRWKSKYSGMESSDIQKMRELESENSKLKKLYAERCLEIEALKDVLSKKLVKPSGLREIVNFIRHTYNLSERKSCLAIGISRRSYRYKSKKNDDELIFVLTQISEEHPGYGFWKLYHKIRNLGYGWNHKRVHRVYVALKMSIRRRIRKRLPSRIKENIQIPLRSDECWSMDFMSDSLYDGRRFRILNIADDYNRELLSMEVDTSITSARVVRVLDQLKQQGRKPQRIRVDNGPEFISKTLQLWAQENKVHIQYIQPGKPTQNSLIERLNKSCRDELLNMYVFKNLQDAEEKANQWWIEYNYNRPHEALGNISPKEYKYKMKQSII, encoded by the exons ATGAAAAAGAGTAAATATTCGGAACTCCAGGTTTTTGGAATCTTAAAAGAACAGGAACAGGGAAAGAGTGTTATTGAAATTTGTCGCAATCATGGCATTACACAAGGAACTTTCTATCGTTGGAAGAGCAAATATTCGGGTATGGAAAGTTCAGATATTCAAAAGATGCGAGAATTAGAATCTGAAAACTCAAAACTTAAGAAACTTTATGCAGAACGCTGTTTAGAGATTGAAGCCTTAAAGGATGTTTTGTCAAAAAAGT TGGTAAAGCCTTCTGGTTTACGTGAAATTGTCAACTTTATCCGTCATACCTACAATTTAAGTGAAAGGAAAAGTTGTTTAGCAATTGGTATCAGCAGGCGTAGTTATCGTTATAAGAGCAAGAAAAATGATGATGAATTAATCTTCGTCTTAACGCAAATCTCGGAAGAACATCCTGGTTACGGATTTTGGAAGCTCTATCATAAGATTCGGAATTTAGGCTATGGCTGGAATCATAAACGAGTTCACAGGGTTTATGTAGCCTTAAAAATGAGTATCCGCAGAAGGATAAGAAAAAGGTTACCCAGCCGTATTAAAGAGAATATCCAGATTCCTTTGAGGTCTGATGAATGCTGGAGTATGGATTTTATGAGCGATAGTTTATATGATGGGAGAAGGTTCAGGATATTAAATATTGCTGATGACTATAATCGGGAATTACTTTCTATGGAAGTTGATACCAGTATTACTTCTGCAAGAGTTGTAAGGGTTTTGGATCAGTTAAAACAGCAGGGGCGGAAACCACAACGAATACGGGTAGATAATGGCCCTGAATTTATCTCCAAAACTCTTCAGTTGTGGGCGCAGGAAAATAAGGTGCATATTCAATACATACAGCCAGGAAAGCCAACACAGAACAGCCTTATTGAAAGGCTGAATAAAAGCTGTAGAGATGAACTTCTTAATATGTATGTTTTTAAGAACTTGCAGGATGCAGAAGAAAAAGCAAATCAATGGTGGATAGAATATAATTACAACAGACCACATGAAGCACTAGGAAATATAAGCCCTAAAGAGTATAAGTATAAAATGAAACAATCTATCATTTAG
- a CDS encoding transposase, translating into MKKSKFSEHQIINILKEYESGKATKDICREHGISAPTFYQWKQKYGGMDAQHLKELKALQEENARLKRMFADLSLDHRILKDIIEKKL; encoded by the coding sequence ATGAAAAAGAGCAAATTTTCGGAACATCAGATTATCAATATTCTGAAAGAATATGAATCTGGGAAAGCGACAAAAGACATTTGTCGTGAACATGGTATTTCCGCACCTACTTTTTATCAATGGAAACAGAAGTATGGAGGAATGGATGCCCAGCATCTTAAGGAGCTTAAAGCTTTACAAGAAGAAAATGCTCGACTTAAGCGCATGTTTGCTGACCTGAGCTTGGATCATCGTATTTTAAAGGATATCATAGAAAAAAAGCTTTAA
- a CDS encoding IS3 family transposase, with protein MAAGIISETGISVHRACKIVCMSRSMYYYGHKKDDQTVISKLLDLAARYPTRGFETYYGKIRLEGLLWNRKRVLRVYRNMNLKLRAKRKARIPSRIKEKLIVPDRVNETWSIDFMSNALSNGRRFRVLNVIDDYNRESLINEAFYSIPGIRLVQKLKELIRDRPKPKRIRTDNGPEFLSKVFVEFCKVNDIELQYIQPGKPAQNAYIERLNRTFREDVLDAYLFGSLMEVNAIAYEWQIDYNSNHPHKSLNGLSPWLYAKEFLIN; from the coding sequence TTGGCCGCGGGAATAATTAGCGAAACAGGAATTAGTGTTCATAGGGCTTGTAAGATCGTTTGTATGAGCCGTAGTATGTATTATTATGGGCATAAAAAGGATGACCAAACTGTTATTTCAAAATTACTGGATTTAGCAGCCAGGTATCCTACAAGGGGATTTGAAACCTATTATGGTAAGATTCGTTTGGAAGGCTTGCTTTGGAACAGAAAAAGAGTACTTCGTGTTTATCGGAATATGAACCTGAAGCTAAGAGCTAAACGTAAAGCTCGCATTCCAAGTCGTATAAAAGAGAAATTGATTGTTCCAGACAGAGTTAATGAGACATGGTCAATTGACTTTATGAGTAATGCTTTGTCTAATGGCCGGAGATTCAGGGTATTGAATGTCATTGATGATTACAATAGAGAATCATTAATCAATGAAGCTTTCTATTCAATTCCTGGTATCAGGTTGGTGCAGAAGCTAAAGGAATTAATCAGAGACAGACCTAAGCCCAAACGTATAAGAACTGACAACGGTCCAGAGTTTTTATCCAAGGTTTTTGTAGAGTTCTGCAAAGTTAATGATATTGAGCTGCAATATATACAACCTGGAAAGCCTGCTCAAAATGCATATATTGAGCGCTTAAATCGTACATTCAGAGAGGATGTTTTAGATGCTTATCTGTTTGGATCTTTGATGGAAGTAAATGCAATCGCTTATGAGTGGCAGATTGATTATAATAGCAATCACCCACATAAATCTTTAAATGGACTTAGCCCATGGCTATATGCTAAAGAGTTTTTGATCAATTAA